The following are from one region of the Strigops habroptila isolate Jane chromosome 22, bStrHab1.2.pri, whole genome shotgun sequence genome:
- the LOC115602489 gene encoding lysosomal acid glucosylceramidase-like — MGAVGAMGWMMLLLLQAVPWAAGAQPCSPKYFGRDAMVCVCNATYCDTLDPVVLPAPGTYVKYESSKAGKRLERSEGSFQHSTVAPGLLLTVNVSTLYQHVKGFGGSLSDAAALNVLGLSPPAQDKLLQSYFSEGGIEYNLLRIPMACSDFSVRPYSYDDVPDDYELKHFRLAEEDVKMKIPLLQRASAMSKRPLSLYGSPWTAPAWMKSNGDVRGKGTLKGQAGDKYHKTWANYFIKFLDEYAKHNVTFWAVTAQNEPLAALLTPSQFPTIVFTAEQQRDFVVQDLGPALANSSHRTRLIILDDQRIHLPHWAKVVLGNATAARYVAGIGVHWYLDSIVPPHCSLEATHELFPHHFLLYTEACSGFLTLRFSVSLGCWDRGQRYSHSILTVLNHFVSGWTDWNLALDMKGGPNWVNNFVDSPIIVDSSKDIFYKQPMFYHMGHFSKFIPEGSRRVGLQRSRRCLICQLEHVAVLRPDGALVLVVLNRSGWDVPFGIQDPAVGFIETVAPANSIQTYLWRQQ; from the exons GggcccagccctgcagccccaaGTACTTCGGCCGCGATGCCATGGTGTGTGTCTGCAACGCCACGTACTGCGACACGCTGGACCCTGTGGTGCTGCCAGCGCCGGGCACCTACGTCAAGTATGAGAGCAGCAAGGCTGGGAAGCGGCTGGAGCGCAGCGAGGGGAGCTTCCAGCACAGCACCGTGGCCCCAG ggctgctgctcacGGTCAACGTCTCCACGTTGTACCAGCACGTGAAGGGATTCGGCGGGTCCCTCTCCGATGCTGCTGCCCTCAACGTCCTGGGGCTGTCGCCGCCGGCCCAGGACAAGCTGCTGCAATCCTACTTCTCAGAGGGCG GGATCGAGTACAACCTCCTCCGGATCCCCATGGCTTGCAGTGACTTCTCCGTGCGCCCCTACAGCTACGATGATGTCCCCGATGACTATGAGCTGAAGCACTTCAGGCTGGCGGAGGAGGATGTGAAGATGAAG ATCCCCCTCCTGCAACGAGCCTCAGCCATGAGCAAGCGGCCGCTGTCCCTCTACGGCAGCCCCTGGACCGCCCCAGCCTGGATGAAGAGCAACGGGGATGTCCGCGGGAAGGGCACGCTCAAGGGGCAGGCGGGGGACAAGTACCACAAGACCTGGGCCAACTACTTCATCAA GTTCCTGGATGAATACGCCAAACACAACGTGACCTTCTGGGCAGTGACGGCGCAGAACGAGCCCCTCGCGGCGCTCCTCACCCCCTCCCAGTTCCCCACCATTGTCTTCACGGCCGAGCAGCAGCGGGACTTTGTGGTCCAGGACCTGGGCCCCGCGCTGGCCAACAGCTCCCACCGCACCCGGCTCATCATCCTGGACGACCAGCGCATCCACCTCCCGCACTGGGCCAAAGTG GTCCTGGGCAATGCCACCGCTGCCCGCTACGTCGCCGGCATTGGGGTTCACTGGTACCTGGACAGCATCGTCCCACCGCACTGCAGCCTGGAGGCCACGCATGAGCTCTTCCCTCACCACTTCCTGCTCTACACGGAGGCCTGCAGCGGCTTCCTCACCCTCCGCTTCTCCGTGTCCCTGGGCTGCTGGGACCGGGGGCAGCGCTACAGCCACAGCATCCTGACG GTCCTGAACCACTTTGTGTCCGGCTGGACCGACTGGAACCTGGCCCTGGACATGAAGGGGGGCCCCAACTGGGTCAATAACTTCGTGGACAGCCCCATCATTGTGGACAGCAGCAAGGACATCTTCTACAAGCAGCCCATGTTCTACCACATGGGGCACTTCAG caagTTCATCCCTGAGGGCTCGCGGCGCGTGGGGCTGCAGCGGAGCCGCCGGTGCCTCATCTGTCAGCTCGAGCACGTGGCCGTCCTGCGTCCCGACGGCGCCCTGGTCCTGGTGGTGCTCAACAG GTCTGGCTGGGACGTGCCCTTTGGGATCCAGGACCCTGCCGTTGGCTTCATCGAGACTGTGGCTCCGGCCAACTCCATCCAGACCTACCTGTGGCGCCAGCAGTGA
- the LOC115602550 gene encoding lysosomal acid glucosylceramidase-like yields MGPGCASILGWLLLAQAAWQAAGGRPCDAKDFGQGSLVCVCSATYCDTLDPVVLPAHGTYVRYESSKAGKRLERSEGSFQHNAATPDFHLTLDTAQRYQKVKGFGGSVTDSAAINILSLSKDAQNHLLRSYFSEEGIEYNLVRVPMASTDFSVRLYTYADAEGDFELKHFNLTEEDMRMKIPILRAAQAMAKRPLSLYASPWTSPVWMKTNGAMTGRGTLKGSPGDKYHQAWAKYFIRFLDEYAKHNLTFWAVTAGNEPTAGEIIFYPFQCLGFSPEHQRDFIARDLGPALANSSHRDVRLIILDDQRVMLPYWAEVVLKDPVAASYISGIGIHWYLDFLAPIDLTLSITHHLFPDYFLLSTEASTGSYFWEPRVVLGGWDRGSKYSHSILTVGLGWGHGCANPCARHGSAPSFAPQNLNNYVTGWTDWNLALDMKGGPNWSKNYVDSPVIVDSSKDIFYKQPMFYHMGHFRWVMPGSGAGVMPPA; encoded by the exons ATGGGGCCGGGCTGTGCCAGCATCTTGGGCTGGCTCCTGCTGGCGCAGGCAGCATGGCAAGCAGCAG GCGGCCGTCCCTGCGATGCCAAGGACTTCGGCCAGGGCTCGCTGGTGTGTGTCTGCAGCGCCACGTACTGCGACACGCTGGACCCTGTGGTGCTGCCGGCCCACGGTACCTATGTCAGGTACGAGAGCAGCAAGGCCGGGAAGCGGCTGGAGCGCAGCGAGGGGAGCTTCCAGCACAACGCCGCCACTCCAG ATTTCCACCTCACCCTGGACACAGCACAGCGGTACCAGAAGGTGAAGGGCTTTGGTGGCTCCGTCACAGACTCGGCTGCCATCAACATCTTGTCCCTGTCCAAGGATGCTCAGAACCACCTTCTCCGCTCCTATTTCTCTGAGGAAG GCATCGAGTACAACCTTGTGCGCGTCCCCATGGCCAGCACCGACTTCTCCGTCCGCCTGTACACCTATGCTGATGCCGAGGGTGACTTTGAGCTGAAGCACTTCAACCTGACGGAGGAGGACATGCGGATGAAG ATCCCCATCCTCCGGGCAGCCCAGGCAATGGCCAAGCGGCCGCTGTCGCTCTACGCCAGCCCCTGGACCTCCCCAGTCTGGATGAAGACAAACGGCGCGATGACGGGGAGGGGGACACTGAAAGGCAGCCCCGGGGACAAGTACCACCAGGCCTGGGCCAAGTACTTCATCCG GTTCTTGGATGAATACGCCAAACATAACCTGACCTTCTGGGCAGTGACGGCGGGGAACGAGCCCACGGCCGGAGAGATCATCTTCTACCCCTTCCAGTGCCTGGGCTTCTCCCCTGAGCACCAGCGGGACTTCATCGCACGGGACCTGGGCCCCGCGCTGGCCAACAGCTCCCACCGTGATGTCCGGCTCATCATCCTGGATGACCAGAGGGTGATGCTGCCTTATTGGGCCGAGGTG GTCCTCAAAGACCCCGTGGCTGCCAGCTACATCAGTGGCATCGGCATCCACTGGTACCTGGACTTCCTGGCGCCCATCGACCTCACGCTGTCCATCACCCACCACCTCTTCCCGGATTATTTCCTCCTCTCCACCGAGGCCTCCACCGGCTCCTACTTTTGGGAGCCCAGGGTGGTGCTGGGTGGCTGGGACCGCGGCAGCAAGTACAGCCACAGCATCCTGACGGTAGGGCTCGGCTGGGGACATGGATGTGCCAACCCCTGCGCCCGCCATGGCTCAGCACCATCCTTTGCCCCACAGAATCTCAACAACTACGTGACGGGTTGGACTGACTGGAACCTGGCCCTGGACATGAAGGGGGGCCCCAACTGGAGCAAGAACTACGTGGACAGCCCCGTCATTGTGGACAGCAGCAAGGACATCTTCTACAAGCAGCCCATGTTCTACCACATGGGGCATTTCAGGTGGGTCATGCCtgggagtggggctggggtgaTGCCACCAGCCTGA
- the MTX1 gene encoding metaxin-1: protein MAAPMELFCWAGGWGLPSVDPDCLAVLTYARFTGAPLKVHRVTSPWRSPSGRLPALKTRDNGTISKTEQIITHLRKQKYNADYDLSAAQGADTLAFVSLLEEKLLPVLIHTFWVDAKNYVEHTRKWYAETIPFPLNFFLPNCMHKQHLERLQLLWGDGYMEDEEKLEKELYRDARECLTLLSQRLGSQKFFFGDSPASLDAFVFSRLAPLLKAKLPNGKLQQHLKSLQNLCNYCTSILSLYFPWDGGEHPGSAPRAAGTDEAEEDPHKRRNQLLSVLVGLVAMLGYAFLSGIVSIQRGGTEPAAHRPIAMQEEEEEEEE from the exons ATGGCGGCGCCCATGGAGCTGTTCTGCTGGGCCgggggctgggggctgccctCGGTGGACCCCGACTGCTTGGCCGTGCTG ACGTACGCGCGGTTCACGGGCGCGCCGCTGAAGGTGCACCGGGTCACCAGCCCCTGGAGGAGCCCCTCCG GGCGCCTGCCGGCCTTGAAGACGAGGGACAACGGCACCATCTCCAAAACGGAGCAGATCATAACTCACCTCAGGAAACAG AAGTACAACGCTGACTACGACCTCTCTGCTGCGCAAGGGGCGGACACGCTGGCCTTCGTGTCcctgctggaggagaagctgctgccgGTGCTG ATCCACACCTTCTGGGTGGACGCGAAGAACTACGTGGAGCACACGCGGAAGTGGTACGCGGAAACCATCCCCTTCCCCTTGAACTTCTTCCTGCCCAACTGCATGCACAAGCAGCACCTCGAGCGGCTGCAGCTTCTGTGGGGAGACGGTTACATGGAGGAtgaggagaagctggagaaggag ctgtaCCGGGATGCTCGGGAATGTCTGACGCTCTTGTCCCAGCGCCTCGGATCCCAGAAGTTTTTCTTCGGAGACTC GCCAGCCTCCCTCGACGCCTTCGTCTTCAGCCGCCTGGCGCCGCTCCTGAAGGCGAAACTTCCCAATGggaaactgcagcagcacctcaaGTCCCTGCAGAACCTGTGCAACTACTGCACCTCCATCCTCAGCCTCTACTTTCCCTGGGACGGAG GAGAGCACCCAGGCAGTGCCCCGCGGGCCGCGGGCACCGACGAGGCTGAGGAAGACCCACACAAGCGGCGGAACCAGCTGCTGTCAgtgctggtggggctggtggCCATGCTGGGCTATGCCTTCCTCAGCGGCATCGTGTCCATCCAGCGTGGCGGCACGGAGCCGGCCGCCCACCGGCCCATTGCcatgcaggaggaggaagaggaggaggaggaatga
- the THBS3 gene encoding thrombospondin-3 isoform X2 has translation MLRRCWGGSGSREGGPRLPDLPLNRRAGAAPGAGSARAAGGSPAAPVRRVPPRSCPLRRRGRSTERPPGSPGCAPVIDGSLFPPRRQPRPLPRRATPPHRAPLRTGGTGGMGAPAAAGGPALGALLVLLLLGAAGAARHGLQVIDLLLVSEARQMASITHKIRMELLTVNDVYLLSTFRLPPKQGGTLFGLYSKKDNTKWLEVSVVGKINKVLVRYLREDNKLHSVNLQHAHVADGQSHTVIVRLSGLRGDMLSVELYVDCKQMDSSVGLPELSEIPLAEVESIEVRTGQKAYQRMQGFVESMKLILGGSMSRVGALSECPFQGDESIHSAVTSVLASILGEQTKALVTQLTLFNRVLTELREDIRDQVKEMSLIRNTIMECQVCGFHEHRSRCNPNPCFSGVDCMETYEYPGYRCGPCPPGLEGNGTHCADIDECAHANPCFPGSKCINTAPGFRCEPCPRGYRGNTVSGVGADYARASKQVCTDIDECNDGNNGGCDPNSICTNTLGSYKCGPCKSGFVGNQTSGCIPQKSCSTPTSNPCDINGFCVFERNGEISCACNVGWAGNGNVCGQDTDLDGYPDEPLPCIDNNKHCKQDNCRLTPNSGQEDADNDGIGDQCDDDADGDGIKNVEDNCRLFPNKDQQNSDTDSFGDACDNCPNVPNNDQRDTDSNGEGDACDNDIDGDGIPNMLDNCPKVPNPLQTDRDEDGVGDACDSCPEMSNPTQTDMDSDLVGDICDTNEDSDGDGHQDTKDNCAEIPNSSQLDSDNDGLGDDCDNDDDNDGIPDYTAPGPDNCRLIPNPNQKDSDGNGVGDVCEEDFDNDTVVDQLDVCPESAEVTLTDFRAYQTVILDPEGDAQIDPNWVVLNQGMEIVQTMNSDPGLAVGYTAFNGVDFEGTFHVNTVTDDDYAGFIFSYQDSASFYVVMWKQTEQTYWQATPFRAVAEPGLQLKAVKSSTGPGEHLRNALWHTGHTPDHVRLLWKDPRNVGWRDKTSYRWQLAHRPQVGYIRVRLYEGPRLVADSGVIIDTTMRGGRLGVFCFSQENIIWSNLQYRCNDTIPADFEPFRRFLLQGRE, from the exons ATGCTCCGGCGCTGCTGGGGCGGCTCTGGCTCGCGGGAAGGCGGCCCCAGACTGCCTGACCTCCCGCTGAACCGGCGAGCAGGAGCTGCGCCAGGGGCGGGCAGCGCCAGGGCGGCCGGTGGGTCACCCGCGGCCCCGGTGCGCCGCGTCCCGCCCCGCTCCTGTCCCCTCCGCCGGCGGGGCCGCAGCACCGAGCGCCCGCCGGGGTCCCCGGGATGCGCGCCCGTGATTGACGGCTCTTTGTTTCCTCCTCgccggcagccccggcccctccCCCGTCGCGCCACCCCGCCCCACCGCGCTCCGCTCCGCACCGGCGGTACCGGCGGCATGGGGGCACCGGCGGCCGCGGGGGGCCCGGCGCTGGGCGCgctcctggtgctgctcctgctgggcgCCGCCGGCGCGGCTCGTCACGGGCTGCAAG TCATCGACCTGCTGCTGGTGAGCGAGGCCCGGCAGATGGCCAGTATCACACACAAGATCCGCATGGAGCTCCTGACCGTTAACGACGTTTACCTCCTCTCCACCTTTCGCCTACCCCCCAAGCAGGGGGGGACCCTCTTCGGCCTCTACTCCAAGAAGGACAACACGAAGTGGTTGGAGGTCTCCGTAGTGGGGAAAATCAACAAAG TCCTGGTGCGTTACCTGCGGGAAGACAACAAGCTGCACTCGGTGAACCTGCAGCACGCGCACGTGGCGGACGGGCAGAGCCACACGGTCATCGTGCGCCTGAGCGGGCTGCGCGGGGACATGCTGAGCGTGGAGCTCTATGTTGACTGCAAGCAGATGGACTCCAGCGTGGGGCTGCCCGAGCTGTCAGAGATCCCCCTGGCAGAGGTGGAGTCCATCGAGGTGCGCACGGGGCAGAAAGCCTACCAGAGGATGCAG GGGTTCGTGGAGTCGATGAAGCTGATCCTGGGGGGCTCCATGAGCCGCGTCGGGGCCCTGAGCGAGTGCCCTTTCCAAGGAGATGAGTCCATTCACAGTGCAG TGACAAGCGTGCTGGCCTCCATCCTGG GCGAGCAGACCAAGGCGCTGGTCACGCAGCTCACCCTCTTCAACCGGGTCCTGACTGAGCTGCGGGAAGACATACGGGACCAG gtGAAGGAGATGTCCCTGATCCGCAACACCATCATGGAGTGCCAGGTCTGCG GCTTCCATGAGCACCGGTCCCGCTGCAACCCCAACCCCTGCTTCAGCGGTGTGGACTGCATGGAGACCTACGAGTACCCCGGGTACCGCTGCGGGCCCTGCCCACCGGGGCTGGAGGGCAACGGCACCCACTGCGCCGACATCGATGAG TGTGCCCATGCCAacccctgcttccctggctCCAAGTGCATCAACACAGCCCCCGGTTTCCGCTGCGAGCCCTGTCCCCGTGGCTATCGTGGCAACACCGTCTCCGGTGTGGGAGCTGACTACGCAAGGGCCAGCAAGCAG GTTTGCACAGATATTGATGAATGCAACGATGGGAACAACGGGGGCTGTGACCCCAACTCCATCTGCACCAACACGCTG GGCTCCTACAAGTGTGGTCCCTGCAAGTCTGGGTTTGTGGGGAACCAAACATCCGGCTGCATCCCGCAGAAGTCCTGCAGTACTCCCACCTCCAACCCCTGCGACATCAACGGCTTCTGCGTGTTCGAGAGGAACGGGGAGATCTCCTGTGCG TGCAACGTGGGCTGGGCTGGCAACGGCAACGTATGCGGGCAAGACACGGACCTTGATGGCTACCCCGATGAGCCCCTGCCCTGCATCGACAACAACAAGCACTGCAAGCAG GACAACTGCCGCCTGACACCAAACTCggggcaggaggatgctgaCAACGATGGCATCGGGGACCAGTGTGATGATGATGCTGATGGCGATGGCATCAAGAACGTGGAG GACAACTGCCGGCTCTTCCCCAACAAGGACCAGCAGAACTCGGACACCGACTCCTTCGGGGACGCCTGCGACAACTGCCCCAACGTACCCAACAACGACCAGCGGGACACAGACAGCAACGGCGAGGGGGACGCCTGTGATAATGACATCGATGGGGACG GGATTCCCAACATGCTGGATAACTGCCCCAAGGTGCCCAACCCTCTGCAGACAGACCGGGATGAGGACGGGGTCGGGGATGCCTGTGACAGTTGCCCTGAAATGAGCAACCCCACTCAG ACAGATATGGACAGCGACCTGGTAGGAGACATCTGTGACACCAATGAGGACAG TGATGGGGACGGGCACCAGGACACCAAGGACAACTGCGCTGAGATCCCCAACAGCTCCCAGCTGGACTCGGACAACGATGGGCTGGGGGATGACTGTGACAATGACGATGACAACGATGGCATCCCCGACTACACAGCGCCCGGCCCAGACAACTGCCGCCTCATCCCCAACCCCAACCAGAAGGACTCAGATG GGAACGGGGTGGGCGACGTGTGTGAGGAGGACTTTGACAATGACACGGTGGTGGATCAGCTCGACGTGTGCCCCGAGAGCGCCGAGGTGACGCTGACCGACTTCCGAGCCTACCAGACCGTCATCCTTGACCCCGAGGGGGATGCTCAGATTGATCCCAACTGGGTTGTCCTCAACCAG GGCATGGAGATCGTGCAGACCATGAACAGTGACCCGGGCTTGGCTGTTG GCTACACGGCCTTCAACGGGGTGGACTTCGAGGGCACCTTCCATGTCAACACTGTCACCGACGATGACTACGCCGGCTTCATCTTCAGCTACCAGGACAGCGCCAGCTTCTATGTGGTGATGTGGAAGCAAACGGAGCAGACGTACTGGCAGGCCACCCCCTTCCGTGCCGTGGCTGAGCCGGGGCTGCAGCTCAAG GCAGTGAAGTCCTCGACGGGCCCCGGGGAGCACTTGCGCAACGCGCTGTGGCACACGGGCCATACGCCCGACCACGTCCGCCTGCTCTGGAAGGACCCGCGCAACGTGGGCTGGCGGGACAAGACCTCCTACCGCTGGCAGCTGGCCCACAGGCCCCAGGTCGGCTACATCAG GGTCCGGCTGTACGAGGGCCCGCGGCTGGTGGCCGACTCCGGGGTGATCATCGACACCACGATGCGCGGGGGGCGGCTGGGGGTCTTCTGCTTCTCCCAGGAGAacatcatctggtccaacctgcAGTACCGCTGCAACG ACACGATCCCCGCCGACTTCGAGCCCTTCCGCCGGTTCCTGCTGCAGGGACGCGAGTGA
- the THBS3 gene encoding thrombospondin-3 isoform X1: MEGQRDIHSRSAGRPPAHSGSRDPPVPMWARGSGGSSGARLRLVGVAAGLSGAAARSRLRDRALRASPERPGPGHPCRSSRSRCGLAGPVPGRGGGHPRAASPHCGAVPAAGCPGPAGKPRLRSRGGAGQAPGRGPHWAAGPAGGRRSAGPCRWCGRGAAGPGAPPRGVGAGRGPETSGLPRTPGARRSRDLPWFRPLGLAGPGRGAPRRPCPELRVPVRMRPPRLAPAVIDLLLVSEARQMASITHKIRMELLTVNDVYLLSTFRLPPKQGGTLFGLYSKKDNTKWLEVSVVGKINKVLVRYLREDNKLHSVNLQHAHVADGQSHTVIVRLSGLRGDMLSVELYVDCKQMDSSVGLPELSEIPLAEVESIEVRTGQKAYQRMQGFVESMKLILGGSMSRVGALSECPFQGDESIHSAVTSVLASILGEQTKALVTQLTLFNRVLTELREDIRDQVKEMSLIRNTIMECQVCGFHEHRSRCNPNPCFSGVDCMETYEYPGYRCGPCPPGLEGNGTHCADIDECAHANPCFPGSKCINTAPGFRCEPCPRGYRGNTVSGVGADYARASKQVCTDIDECNDGNNGGCDPNSICTNTLGSYKCGPCKSGFVGNQTSGCIPQKSCSTPTSNPCDINGFCVFERNGEISCACNVGWAGNGNVCGQDTDLDGYPDEPLPCIDNNKHCKQDNCRLTPNSGQEDADNDGIGDQCDDDADGDGIKNVEDNCRLFPNKDQQNSDTDSFGDACDNCPNVPNNDQRDTDSNGEGDACDNDIDGDGIPNMLDNCPKVPNPLQTDRDEDGVGDACDSCPEMSNPTQTDMDSDLVGDICDTNEDSDGDGHQDTKDNCAEIPNSSQLDSDNDGLGDDCDNDDDNDGIPDYTAPGPDNCRLIPNPNQKDSDGNGVGDVCEEDFDNDTVVDQLDVCPESAEVTLTDFRAYQTVILDPEGDAQIDPNWVVLNQGMEIVQTMNSDPGLAVGYTAFNGVDFEGTFHVNTVTDDDYAGFIFSYQDSASFYVVMWKQTEQTYWQATPFRAVAEPGLQLKAVKSSTGPGEHLRNALWHTGHTPDHVRLLWKDPRNVGWRDKTSYRWQLAHRPQVGYIRVRLYEGPRLVADSGVIIDTTMRGGRLGVFCFSQENIIWSNLQYRCNDTIPADFEPFRRFLLQGRE; this comes from the exons atggagggacagaGGGACATTCATTCTCGGAGCGCGGGGCGGCCGCCGGCACACTCCGGGAGCAGGGACCCGCCGGTCCCGATGTGGGCTCGGGGCAGCGGGGGCTCCAGCGGTGCGCGGCTGCGGCTTGTCGGGGTTGCTGCTGGTCTGTCCGGTGCGGCTGCACGGAGCAGGCTGCGGGACCGGGCTCTCCGTGCTTCCCCGGAGCGCCCCGGGCCGGGCCATCCGTGTAGGAGCTCCCGGTCCCGCTGCGGTTTGGCGGGGCCGGtcccggggaggggggggggacacccgCGAGCTGCATCTCCGCACTGCGGAGCCGTCCCGGCTGCGGGATGCCCGGGGCCGGCGGGGAAGCCCCGGCTGCGGAGCAggggaggagcagggcaggctcCGGGCCGGGGTCCCCACTGGGCCGCCGGTCCCGCCGGTGGCAGGCGCTCCGCGGGTCCCTGCCGCTGGTGCGGCCGCGGCGCTGCCGGTCCTGGAGCGCCACCGCGCGGGGTCGGCGCTGGGCGGGGCCCGGAGACCTCGGGGCTTCCCCGGACCCCCGGGGCCCGGCGGTCCAGGGACCTCCCCTGGTTCCGTCCCCTCGGGctggccgggccgggccgcggtGCCCCGCGCCGGCCATGTCCGGAGCTGCGGGTCCCGGTCAGGATGCGACCTCCGCGCTTGGCTCCTGCAGTCATCGACCTGCTGCTGGTGAGCGAGGCCCGGCAGATGGCCAGTATCACACACAAGATCCGCATGGAGCTCCTGACCGTTAACGACGTTTACCTCCTCTCCACCTTTCGCCTACCCCCCAAGCAGGGGGGGACCCTCTTCGGCCTCTACTCCAAGAAGGACAACACGAAGTGGTTGGAGGTCTCCGTAGTGGGGAAAATCAACAAAG TCCTGGTGCGTTACCTGCGGGAAGACAACAAGCTGCACTCGGTGAACCTGCAGCACGCGCACGTGGCGGACGGGCAGAGCCACACGGTCATCGTGCGCCTGAGCGGGCTGCGCGGGGACATGCTGAGCGTGGAGCTCTATGTTGACTGCAAGCAGATGGACTCCAGCGTGGGGCTGCCCGAGCTGTCAGAGATCCCCCTGGCAGAGGTGGAGTCCATCGAGGTGCGCACGGGGCAGAAAGCCTACCAGAGGATGCAG GGGTTCGTGGAGTCGATGAAGCTGATCCTGGGGGGCTCCATGAGCCGCGTCGGGGCCCTGAGCGAGTGCCCTTTCCAAGGAGATGAGTCCATTCACAGTGCAG TGACAAGCGTGCTGGCCTCCATCCTGG GCGAGCAGACCAAGGCGCTGGTCACGCAGCTCACCCTCTTCAACCGGGTCCTGACTGAGCTGCGGGAAGACATACGGGACCAG gtGAAGGAGATGTCCCTGATCCGCAACACCATCATGGAGTGCCAGGTCTGCG GCTTCCATGAGCACCGGTCCCGCTGCAACCCCAACCCCTGCTTCAGCGGTGTGGACTGCATGGAGACCTACGAGTACCCCGGGTACCGCTGCGGGCCCTGCCCACCGGGGCTGGAGGGCAACGGCACCCACTGCGCCGACATCGATGAG TGTGCCCATGCCAacccctgcttccctggctCCAAGTGCATCAACACAGCCCCCGGTTTCCGCTGCGAGCCCTGTCCCCGTGGCTATCGTGGCAACACCGTCTCCGGTGTGGGAGCTGACTACGCAAGGGCCAGCAAGCAG GTTTGCACAGATATTGATGAATGCAACGATGGGAACAACGGGGGCTGTGACCCCAACTCCATCTGCACCAACACGCTG GGCTCCTACAAGTGTGGTCCCTGCAAGTCTGGGTTTGTGGGGAACCAAACATCCGGCTGCATCCCGCAGAAGTCCTGCAGTACTCCCACCTCCAACCCCTGCGACATCAACGGCTTCTGCGTGTTCGAGAGGAACGGGGAGATCTCCTGTGCG TGCAACGTGGGCTGGGCTGGCAACGGCAACGTATGCGGGCAAGACACGGACCTTGATGGCTACCCCGATGAGCCCCTGCCCTGCATCGACAACAACAAGCACTGCAAGCAG GACAACTGCCGCCTGACACCAAACTCggggcaggaggatgctgaCAACGATGGCATCGGGGACCAGTGTGATGATGATGCTGATGGCGATGGCATCAAGAACGTGGAG GACAACTGCCGGCTCTTCCCCAACAAGGACCAGCAGAACTCGGACACCGACTCCTTCGGGGACGCCTGCGACAACTGCCCCAACGTACCCAACAACGACCAGCGGGACACAGACAGCAACGGCGAGGGGGACGCCTGTGATAATGACATCGATGGGGACG GGATTCCCAACATGCTGGATAACTGCCCCAAGGTGCCCAACCCTCTGCAGACAGACCGGGATGAGGACGGGGTCGGGGATGCCTGTGACAGTTGCCCTGAAATGAGCAACCCCACTCAG ACAGATATGGACAGCGACCTGGTAGGAGACATCTGTGACACCAATGAGGACAG TGATGGGGACGGGCACCAGGACACCAAGGACAACTGCGCTGAGATCCCCAACAGCTCCCAGCTGGACTCGGACAACGATGGGCTGGGGGATGACTGTGACAATGACGATGACAACGATGGCATCCCCGACTACACAGCGCCCGGCCCAGACAACTGCCGCCTCATCCCCAACCCCAACCAGAAGGACTCAGATG GGAACGGGGTGGGCGACGTGTGTGAGGAGGACTTTGACAATGACACGGTGGTGGATCAGCTCGACGTGTGCCCCGAGAGCGCCGAGGTGACGCTGACCGACTTCCGAGCCTACCAGACCGTCATCCTTGACCCCGAGGGGGATGCTCAGATTGATCCCAACTGGGTTGTCCTCAACCAG GGCATGGAGATCGTGCAGACCATGAACAGTGACCCGGGCTTGGCTGTTG GCTACACGGCCTTCAACGGGGTGGACTTCGAGGGCACCTTCCATGTCAACACTGTCACCGACGATGACTACGCCGGCTTCATCTTCAGCTACCAGGACAGCGCCAGCTTCTATGTGGTGATGTGGAAGCAAACGGAGCAGACGTACTGGCAGGCCACCCCCTTCCGTGCCGTGGCTGAGCCGGGGCTGCAGCTCAAG GCAGTGAAGTCCTCGACGGGCCCCGGGGAGCACTTGCGCAACGCGCTGTGGCACACGGGCCATACGCCCGACCACGTCCGCCTGCTCTGGAAGGACCCGCGCAACGTGGGCTGGCGGGACAAGACCTCCTACCGCTGGCAGCTGGCCCACAGGCCCCAGGTCGGCTACATCAG GGTCCGGCTGTACGAGGGCCCGCGGCTGGTGGCCGACTCCGGGGTGATCATCGACACCACGATGCGCGGGGGGCGGCTGGGGGTCTTCTGCTTCTCCCAGGAGAacatcatctggtccaacctgcAGTACCGCTGCAACG ACACGATCCCCGCCGACTTCGAGCCCTTCCGCCGGTTCCTGCTGCAGGGACGCGAGTGA